A DNA window from Arachis duranensis cultivar V14167 chromosome 3, aradu.V14167.gnm2.J7QH, whole genome shotgun sequence contains the following coding sequences:
- the LOC107482059 gene encoding zinc finger protein SHOOT GRAVITROPISM 5 gives MLDNTINTASCSSDAQNLPNKRKRRPAGTPDPDAEVVSLSPKTLLESDRYVCEICNQGFQRDQNLQMHRRRHKVPWKLLKRQGGGGTTIMKKKVFVCPEPSCLHHDPCHALGDLVGIKKHFRRKHSNHKQWVCHKCSKGYAVQSDYKAHIKTCGTRGHSCDCGRVFSRVESFIEHQDACTVRQHRPLQPACSSRTASSTSPSSDANFTVTAPLQPLPPPPPPLPSPSEIHRNNSNTHNLELQLLPTSINSHQNHETRLRLAIGGDNGRSVEEERNNNNSVMMVGDSSSTLEVARLKECAGQELKLAMAEKAYAEEARREAKRQIEIAELEFENAKRIRKQAQAELGKAEALRKQAIKKMTSTLMEITCHACKQNFHSSNNGVGVPSEETSIVMSYMSSANNTDDGEAE, from the exons ATGTTAGACAACACCATCAATACTGCTTCTTGTTCTTCCGATGCCCAAAACCTccctaacaaaagaaaaagaagacccGCTGGAACCCCTG ATCCAGATGCAGAAGTGGTGTCTCTGTCTCCCAAGACGCTGCTGGAATCGGATCGTTACGTGTGTGAGATCTGCAACCAAGGGTTCCAGAGGGACCAGAACCTGCAAATGCATAGGAGGAGGCACAAGGTGCCCTGGAAGCTTCTCAAGAGGCAAGGAGGAGGCGGTACAaccatcatgaagaagaaggtgTTCGTGTGTCCGGAACCCAGCTGCTTGCACCATGACCCGTGCCACGCGCTGGGTGACCTGGTGGGGATCAAGAAACACTTCAGAAGAAAGCACAGCAACCACAAGCAGTGGGTCTGCCATAAGTGCTCCAAGGGTTACGCCGTTCAATCCGATTACAAAGCTCACATCAAAACCTGTGGCACCCGTGGCCATTCCTGTGACTGTGGCCGCGTCTTCTCCAG GGTGGAGAGTTTCATAGAACACCAGGATGCGTGCACTGTGAGGCAGCACCGACCACTGCAACCGGCATGCTCTTCAAGAACAGCTTCAAGCACAAGTCCATCCAGTGACGCTAATTTTACCGTCACTGCCCCACTGCAACCACTTCCACCACCACCGCCACCACTGCCATCACCTTCAGAGATTCACAGGAACAATAGTAATACTCACAACTTGGAACTTCAGCTCCTACCTACTTCAATAAACTCTCATCAAAACCACGAAACCCGCTTGAGACTCGCAATAGGTGGGGACAATGGGAGGAGtgttgaagaagaaaggaaCAATAACAATAGTGTAATGATGGTGGGTGATTCTTCTTCCACATTGGAAGTGGCAAGGTTGAAGGAGTGTGCAGGACAGGAGCTGAAGTTGGCAATGGCGGAAAAGGCCTATGCAGAAGAGGCAAGGAGAGAAGCGAAACGGCAGATTGAGATAGCTGAGCTTGAGTTTGAGAATGCAAAGAGGATAAGGAAGCAAGCACAAGCTGAGCTTGGAAAGGCTGAAGCTTTGAGAAAGCAAGCCATCAAGAAGATGACTTCAACTCTCATGGAGATAACATGCCATGCTTGCAAGCAAAACTTTCACTCTTCCAACAATGGCGTTGGGGTTCCGTCTGAAGAGACCTCCATTGTAATGAGTTACATGTCATCAGCAAACAACACTGATGATGGTGAAGCAGAATAG